The following proteins are encoded in a genomic region of Gossypium hirsutum isolate 1008001.06 chromosome D05, Gossypium_hirsutum_v2.1, whole genome shotgun sequence:
- the LOC107905628 gene encoding protein arginine N-methyltransferase 2 isoform X2: METEGEQLCEAARNGDVAKAKALVESGADVSFFDSDGLTPLMHAAKLGHTDLVKALLEAGAPWNALSPSNQSAGDFAMDSGHQEAYEALLNAGIQAELILGTIARKTKKNGDFEGDYLEDRVTFSEDKLMDSDSKAVMMAWEKPLMEAHAKAVCSGGGNVLNVGFGMGLVDTAIQQYGPTTHTIIEAHQEVYARMLRTGWDKKDNVKIIFGRWQDVLSQLESYDGIFFDTYGEYYEDLREFHQHLPKLLKPGGIYSFFNGLCGGNI; the protein is encoded by the exons ATGGAAACAGAAGGGGAGCAACTCTGCGAAGCTGCAAGAAACGGCGACGTCGCCAAAGCGAAAGCTCTGGTAGAGTCAGGAGCCGACGTCTCCTTCTTCGACAGCGATGGACTCACGCCGCTCATGCACGCCGCCAAGCTCGGCCATACCGATTTAGTCAAAGCTCTCCTTGAGGCTGGCGCACCGTGGAACGCTCTTTCTCCTTCTAACCAATCCGCTGGTGACTTTGCCATGGACTCCGGTCACCAGGAAGCCTATGAAGCCCTTCTCAATGCTG GAATTCAGGCTGAATTGATTTTGGGAACCATTgcaaggaaaacaaaaaagaatgGTGATTTTGAAGGGGATTACTTGGAAGATAGGGTTACTTTTAGCGAGGATAAGTTGATGGACTCTGATAGCAAGGCTGTGATGATGGCTTGGGAGAAACCCTTGATGGAAGCTCATGCTAAAGCTGTTTGCTCTGGAGGTGGTAACGTTCTAAATGTTGGATTTGGAATGGGTCTTGTGGATACTGCTATTCAACAGTATGGTCCAACCACACACACAATCATTGAGGCTCATCAGGAGGTCTATGCACGCATGCTTCGCACTGGTTGGGACAAGAAGGAtaatgtgaaaataatatttgggCGTTGGCAAGATGTTCTTTCACAACTTGAATCTTATGATG GTATTTTCTTCGACACCTATGGAGAATATTACGAAGACCTGAGAGAGTTTCATCAACATCTTCCTAAGTTATTGAAGCCTGGAGGAATCTACTCGTTTTTTAATGGCCTTTGTGGAG GAAACATTTAA
- the LOC107905628 gene encoding protein arginine N-methyltransferase 2 isoform X1: METEGEQLCEAARNGDVAKAKALVESGADVSFFDSDGLTPLMHAAKLGHTDLVKALLEAGAPWNALSPSNQSAGDFAMDSGHQEAYEALLNAGIQAELILGTIARKTKKNGDFEGDYLEDRVTFSEDKLMDSDSKAVMMAWEKPLMEAHAKAVCSGGGNVLNVGFGMGLVDTAIQQYGPTTHTIIEAHQEVYARMLRTGWDKKDNVKIIFGRWQDVLSQLESYDGIFFDTYGEYYEDLREFHQHLPKLLKPGGIYSFFNGLCGGNAFFHVVYCHLVSLELENLGYSTQLIPLPVKDCLGEEVWRGVSQKYWQLDTYYLPVCQSIEESE, translated from the exons ATGGAAACAGAAGGGGAGCAACTCTGCGAAGCTGCAAGAAACGGCGACGTCGCCAAAGCGAAAGCTCTGGTAGAGTCAGGAGCCGACGTCTCCTTCTTCGACAGCGATGGACTCACGCCGCTCATGCACGCCGCCAAGCTCGGCCATACCGATTTAGTCAAAGCTCTCCTTGAGGCTGGCGCACCGTGGAACGCTCTTTCTCCTTCTAACCAATCCGCTGGTGACTTTGCCATGGACTCCGGTCACCAGGAAGCCTATGAAGCCCTTCTCAATGCTG GAATTCAGGCTGAATTGATTTTGGGAACCATTgcaaggaaaacaaaaaagaatgGTGATTTTGAAGGGGATTACTTGGAAGATAGGGTTACTTTTAGCGAGGATAAGTTGATGGACTCTGATAGCAAGGCTGTGATGATGGCTTGGGAGAAACCCTTGATGGAAGCTCATGCTAAAGCTGTTTGCTCTGGAGGTGGTAACGTTCTAAATGTTGGATTTGGAATGGGTCTTGTGGATACTGCTATTCAACAGTATGGTCCAACCACACACACAATCATTGAGGCTCATCAGGAGGTCTATGCACGCATGCTTCGCACTGGTTGGGACAAGAAGGAtaatgtgaaaataatatttgggCGTTGGCAAGATGTTCTTTCACAACTTGAATCTTATGATG GTATTTTCTTCGACACCTATGGAGAATATTACGAAGACCTGAGAGAGTTTCATCAACATCTTCCTAAGTTATTGAAGCCTGGAGGAATCTACTCGTTTTTTAATGGCCTTTGTGGAGGTAATGCATTCTTCCATGTTGTTTACTGCCATTTAGTTTCACTAGAACTAGAGAACCTGGGGTACTCGACGCAATTAATCCCCTTGCCTGTGAAGGATTGCTTGGGAGAAGAAGTTTGGCGTGGTGTGAGTCAGAAATATTGGCAACTTGATACATATTATCTCCCTGTTTGTCAGTCTATAGAGGAATCTGAATGA
- the LOC107905629 gene encoding subtilisin-like protease SBT1.7: MKSLKFKLVEIFLFLSLYYACIAAEEKIQKAKRTYIVHVDKSNMPETFTDHALWYDTSLKSVSDSASVLYRYEHVVHGYSTMLTTEEAAALGEQPGILSVLPEVIYELHTTRTPEFLGLGKSTTLFPTSDSMGEVIVGVLDTGVWPELKSFDDSGLGPVPSRWKGECQVGKNFSASSCNRKLIGAKFFSKGYEVAFGPIDETMESRSPRDDDGHGTHTATTAAGSVVPSANLLGYASGTARGMASHARVAVYKVCWLGGCFGSDIVAAMDAAVADGVDVLSMSIGGGLSEYYSDTVAIGAFTAAANGIFVSCSAGNGGPIPSSLSNVAPWITTVGAGTLDRDFPASITLGNSELHSGVTLYNGKQLSDSMVPLVYGGNVSNSSGGALCMAGSLIPEKVARKIVVCDRGGSARVQKGVVVKDAGGIGMILTNTDTFGEELVADAHLLPSAAVGQKTGDAIKKYISSTRNPTAKIGPGTTKLGVQPSPVVAAFSSRGPNPVTPAILKPDIIAPGVNILAGWTAAVGPTGLQSDPRHVNFNIISGTSMSCPHVSGLAAIVKAAHPEWSPAAIKSALMTTAYTAYKTGQKIEDVATGGPATPFDYGAGHADPVAALDPGLVYDATIDDYLGFLCALNYTPNQIKSTTHRDFTCQTSKKYTLGDFNYPSFSVPLETASGRRGGADSSSIIKYTRTLTNVGAPATYKVSLHSQTQAVKMSVEPEILSFKAQYEKKSYTVTFKTSSMPSGTTSFARLEWSDGKHIVGSPIAFSWT, translated from the coding sequence ATGAAGTCGCTGAAGTTCAAACTAGTAGAAATCTTtctatttctgagtttgtattaTGCATGTATTGCAGCAGAAGAAAAGATCCAGAAAGCTAAAAGGACTTATATAGTTCACGTGGACAAGTCCAACATGCCAGAAACTTTCACTGATCATGCCCTCTGGTATGATACATCTTTAAAATCTGTCTCAGACTCAGCATCCGTGCTTTACAGATATGAACACGTAGTCCATGGCTACTCGACGATGCTAACGACTGAGGAAGCTGCAGCACTAGGAGAACAACCTGGAATTCTCTCTGTTTTACCTGAGGTGATATATGAACTGCACACAACTAGAACGCCAGAGTTCCTCGGGTTAGGAAAGAGCACTACTCTCTTCCCCACCTCTGATTCAATGGGTGAAGTGATTGTTGGCGTATTGGACACCGGAGTTTGGCCCGAGCTGAAAAGTTTCGATGATTCCGGACTTGGACCAGTACCATCACGCTGGAAAGGCGAGTGCCAGGTGGGGAAAAACTTCAGTGCATCGAGCTGCAACAGGAAACTAATTGGAGCCAAGTTCTTTTCAAAAGGGTATGAAGTTGCGTTCGGGCCTATTGATGAAACGATGGAGTCAAGGTCCCCGAGAGATGATGATGGACATGGAACTCACACAGCAACTACAGCTGCAGGGTCAGTTGTGCCCTCTGCTAACTTGCTAGGGTATGCTTCTGGGACAGCGCGGGGGATGGCTTCACATGCCCGAGTGGCCGTCTACAAGGTGTGTTGGCTTGGTGGGTGTTTTGGCTCTGATATTGTAGCAGCCATGGATGCAGCTGTTGCAGATGGAGTGGATGTTTTGTCGATGTCTATCGGGGGAGGGTTATCGGAGTACTACAGTGACACTGTTGCCATTGGAGCATTCACAGCAGCTGCAAATGGAATTTTTGTATCTTGTTCAGCAGGAAACGGTGGACCCATACCAAGCAGCTTGTCAAATGTTGCACCGTGGATAACCACTGTAGGTGCCGGAACATTGGACCGTGATTTCCCTGCCTCTATTACTCTGGGTAACAGTGAACTACACTCCGGTGTGACACTTTATAATGGAAAGCAGTTATCTGATTCCATGGTGCCACTAGTTTATGGCGGTAATGTGAGTAATTCAAGTGGTGGAGCTCTTTGCATGGCCGGAAGTTTGATTCCAGAAAAAGTTGCCAGGAAGATAGTGGTATGTGATCGAGGAGGTAGTGCGAGGGTCCAAAAGGGTGTTGTGGTGAAGGATGCTGGTGGCATAGGGATGATTTTGACAAACACAGATACTTTTGGAGAAGAGTTAGTCGCTGATGCGCATCTCTTACCTTCAGCAGCTGTTGGACAGAAGACCGGGGATGCAATCAAGAAATATATATCTTCTACTCGTAATCCAACAGCCAAAATTGGTCCTGGAACCACAAAGTTGGGCGTTCAACCATCACCAGTGGTTGCAGCATTCAGTTCTAGAGGTCCAAACCCAGTCACTCCAGCAATACTTAAACCAGACATTATTGCACCAGGGGTCAATATCCTAGCTGGGTGGACTGCTGCTGTTGGTCCGACCGGATTACAGAGTGACCCAAGGCATGTAAACTTCAACATCATTTCAGGCACATCAATGTCTTGCCCCCATGTTAGTGGCTTAGCTGCAATTGTCAAGGCTGCTCATCCTGAATGGAGTCCAGCAGCCATTAAATCTGCCCTCATGACCACAGCTTATACAGCTTATAAAACTGGTCAAAAGATCGAAGATGTTGCCACTGGAGGACCAGCAACGCCGTTTGATTATGGTGCCGGACATGCCGACCCAGTTGCAGCCCTTGATCCCGGCCTTGTATACGATGCCACTATCGATGACTACCTCGGTTTTCTTTGTGCTTTGAACTACACACCAAATCAAATTAAGAGCACTACCCACAGAGACTTCACTTGCCAGACAAGTAAAAAGTACACCTTGGGAGATTTTAACTACCCATCCTTCTCTGTTCCTCTGGAAACTGCGTCAGGCAGAAGGGGTGGTGCTGACTCCTCAAGCATCATCAAATATACTAGGACCCTTACTAATGTTGGTGCCCCGGCAACTTATAAGGTTTCTTTGCATTCACAGACTCAAGCAGTGAAAATGTCAGTTGAGCCAGAAATACTTAGCTTCAAAGCACAATACGAGAAAAAGAGCTACACAGTGACATTCAAAACGAGTTCTATGCCGTCTGGTACAACCAGCTTCGCTCGTCTGGAATGGTCAGATGGAAAACACATTGTTGGTAGTCCAATAGCTTTCAGTTGGACATAA